A genomic region of Chrysemys picta bellii isolate R12L10 unplaced genomic scaffold, ASM1138683v2 scaf2536, whole genome shotgun sequence contains the following coding sequences:
- the LOC101930817 gene encoding death effector domain-containing protein has product RPVSLLPSPVSVPLPPDIRLRVRAEFCQHEPVLRQNVLSNKQHRLERQFDIFGQSNTILKSRDLGSIICDIKFSELSYLDAFWSDYMNGSLLEALKGVFLTESLKDAVGQEAIRLLVNVDEDDYEEGRRLLLESLGPQ; this is encoded by the coding sequence CGCCCCgtgtctctccttccctcccctgtctctgtccctcttcccccagACATCCGGCTGCGGGTGCGTGCCGAATTCTGCCAGCACGAGCCGGTCCTGCGGCAGAACGTGCTGTCCAACAAGCAGCACCGGCTGGAGCGCCAGTTCGACATCTTCGGCCAGTCCAACACCATCCTCAAGTCGCGCGACCTGGGCTCCATCATCTGTGACATCAAGTTCTCGGAGCTCTCCTACCTGGACGCCTTCTGGAGCGACTACATGAACGGCTCACTGCTGGAGGCCCTCAAGGGTGTCTTCCTCACCGAGTCCCTCAAGGACGCCGTGGGGCAGGAGGCCATCCGGCTGCTGGTCAACGTGGACGAGGATGACTATGAGGAGGGGCGCCGGCTGCTGCTGGAGAGCCTCGGCCCCCAGTGA